The Pagrus major chromosome 5, Pma_NU_1.0 genomic sequence CAGACAATAATCCTAACCCCCCTGCTGATGCACGAGATGGAAGAGCCGTTGGAGACATGATATACTTCAATCATTTCTAACTGACCCATCACCTCCCCAGTGTCAAAGAAAGACAATGTGCCTCTCATTTTATGAGGTCTTCTGTATTTCCTGGAAGTACAAATGTTGTACAGTTaatcttttgttgttgaaacaATTGAAAATCATCCACCTGTGGGCACATCACCCACCTTCAACTGACGATCCAGCAGTTGTATTTCCATTTGTCTTTTTGATCTGCAGCCTTATGTGATCCATTTCCAGATTTGACTTATTGATTTGTGTTTGCAAGTACACCTTGTACAGTTGTTTCACAGGGAGCTATAGGAACACAAATGACGTTGAATTTCACAGTGCCATGTCTACTTAGTGTCATAGTAAGTTGTGGGTCAATGCTGAACAACATCTTACTGAGGTAAGCTGTGCTGTGGAGGTTGATGGACCCTCTTCCTCATTGTCATTTCCAGCATTGCTCTGTTAGAGAGAAAGAAGCTGCAAGTTGCACTGTGGAACAACACTATCATTAACTGAAaccaaagttattttaaaaaggtgtaaacCTCAACGGGCCTTTCTGCATCTTCCCTTTCTGTGGCGGCAGATAGGgtgtcttcatcctcctcctgtaataaaaagaaattattGTGTTATATTCTACCCATCATGACAACTCTGTGGAATATTAAGAGTACTTACAACAGCATGGAGGTCTCTTATAACAGAAGGCTCCACGAGACAGATTACACCATCAGTAACTGGTAGAAGAAGATTAGTCAGTTGATGATTACCCAGAAATGTGCCCCACctaatgtacatttcttttctttgttttttttgttttttaacaataGTGTGCAGGTCCCATCACAATTTTTCAGACTCTGAGTCACCTTGAAATAGATTGATATCtgagagcaacagcagccaaTAACAGAACTGTAGCCTACTGCTACAAGAAAAATCAGTGTGCCAAGTTGTGTCTATGATGAATGGATGGCCATTACTGAGCTAACAGTAGAAAAAGCATGAATGTAAATATGCCATTCATTTGAATAACTTACCTCTTATGTAGGCCCTTGTGTCCTGGGGCGTGGCTGGCTCTGATGAGCTCCCCCCAGAGATGCCCTCAGCAATAGGTCACCCACTGTTCTGACTGAGGGCATCTCTTCAGCCTCTgtgagtggtggtggtggtggaccGCCATCTGTTTTGCGGGCCTCAGCCTTTTTTCTGTTGGCTACACTGGAGgtcaaatttgaacatatccagaaaacacaaatctgGAGACATGCATGTACAACAGGCATTTAGGTGTGGCTTTCATTTAGACAATATTAAATACTGGCAGTGATGGGATGGCTGAAgatttggctttttctttgtttagggGATTTCCCTAATTACTTAAATATGGCTATCACATGTTGAATGTAGCCACTGAATGCTGTTTAATGAGGGCAGGCTATAACAACACCACAATTGCTTGTAATTAAATTATACCTTACGTGTTTggactttatttttatatttcatctttAGTTGCTGCCCGTTGCAGTCCGTTTTGTGCCTGTTGGGTTGCACCTGTGCGCTCAAACACATATACAGAATATAAATgttgaatgagtggaacactcAAGacgaaacatttcttttttttctccaattaaTACTCACGCATTGACTCAGTCAGCAATTTTCTGCCACACAAGCTCTCGCTATTTTGCTGCTGCCCCAgtattgctttttcttttgaaaatatgctcattttctgcaTATGCAGTCATTAATATTTCCAACTCCACTGGGGAGAAGTAGGAGGATCGAGGCTTTATTCACCTGTTGCCATGGTGGATCATGTTATCTGCGTTCCACTGATGAGGGCTTTTTATATCCTCATGCACGAGCTTCAGAACAGGTGTTAACAATTAGTTTAACACCTGTTCTGAAACcgaaaactctgagtttgacaGCTCAGAGTTGGTCAACCTAGAGTTCAGGTTTTGACTCAGAGTTTGTTAAACTTGCTTCCTGAAACAGGCCCCAGGTATATTAAACCAGGCGAAGAAACCTCAAGACGGGAAGCGGGAGTGAAAAATAAGTGGCGCTGGGGTTGGATAGAGGAGGCCGGAGCAGATGGAAAGCCTCATGGTAGCTGGCGTCAAAAACTGAAGGAGCCAGGAGCTTGTTTTTGTGCACCGTGCTCCAGAAAACTAGTGTATGGCAGCAGCGGGAAAAAAGTATTAGCTCGTCATGCTTCAGACCCGGGTCACATAGCGTCACATAGCGTCCGTGCGTGCTCTCTCCCACACATCGACCTTACCGGGAGCGATGGCTACAGGTACCACAGCAACATCTATGACCGACcatgtgtgtgaacagaaaatTCGTATGACTGCGTTTATAGCTGAACACAATCTCTCGTTCACAATGGCCCGGCCACTTGTGGAGCTGTGCAAGAAGTTAGCGGAAGACAAAAATGCGTTGGCTAAATTATCGGTTTCCAACAACCACGCTAGTTACTTAAACACACACGGCCTTGCCCCCGAGTTCAAGAGACAGCTGGCTGAAAAGCTAAAAAAGGCAACCTTTTCTATGAATGtaaatttgacaaaatgttGGCGTCATGGTAGATGATGTTTGGGATATATCAGATTTCTATCTCAGAAACAGAATCTTTGAcagcattttgaattttgatctCATGTTAAAAGATTTTGGCAAATTCGCCCATTGCCATAATGGCAAATGGGCGAATTTTATGGGCGAATCCTTTAACAATTGGAGTCAGTGCAAGAATGTTAGTTTTTCAGTTATGGAGCAAATCATTGTCAAAAATGCTGCAAATCAACTACAATTTTATAGTAACTGATgatcaaattttcatttttttggtgaactgctcatatttcattattaaaaaccTTGAAATTGTCATTCCAACTTCTTGATGTGATACGTGATTGATActctcaaagtgcaccagattAATTCATTTAGATTGCAAATGTTCAAAATTTTCTTCCCCGGACCCACCTAGTGGAGCCCAGGCACCTATAACACTacctcaggaaaaaaaaaattaatcaatatatttaaaatattttaagtaGTCCACCAGTTTAGGAAATGACAatgggccggatctactaaaggtttgtgtgtattaaaacgtgtgcaaactccttgcacacgcaaaaaattgtacaaactgatttactaacagtgcgcaaaaagggttgcttctgtcaaaggtgcaaaatagcgcgtctgcatccagttagtacatttgcagcaatgaatatgcaatatggggcgtttaCATGCAATTGTCCGTGTTCTGGGTGgagatatataaatatattaatttagcacatgcaaagtgatttatcaaacctgaaagcagTTTTGCTAaatagaaactgcttctatatttaacacatctcaaagggaggtgcaaacggttTCTATGCAtaattgcgcacacatggctgcggttattgttgcaagaaggagacgccgaaacaatggaagcctgttttatttgcagaccttttattatacgccaatttttcttttgttcttcttctgatgtcttggtatctccttttcGCTTCATCCACTGTTcacctgttttttccaacagcattaactttttcaccgattttctcccacacggcgttcctttgcgagaccgtcagattcctttgctgcagctcattgaaatgtttattcacttcctctaccaacacttctaattccaaagggtcgaatttcactttgcgcgttcgctctctcaaactcgccatgctgaaaaccatgaaacatgctaaaccctcatttaaataggcgtgtctccaacacgtttgcacctgttgtcatttatgcaatcactcttagtaaatcgcccgcaaaccgcggttcaaccccacacgcaaatttctagattgcgcacgcagattagtacaagcaatttgggatcttagtagatccggcccaaTGTGTGTTGTCAGAGGGACTTTCACATTCACCTGCCCAGGTCCACTATGACTAACTATAGCTTGAGTTTCTACAGGCTGAACTGGCATCCTCCCTCTGACTTCAGAAGCTGTGCTGAGTCACTGCACCAGAAGTAGTTCCAGCtcattaaacaaacatgataCAAGGTCATAAGTAGGCTTTAGGGGTgttggtaggcagattttgtaactctagacagagccaggctagcgGTTTTGccctgctttcagtctttatgctaagctaggctaacagcaTCCTGGCTCAAGCTCAGTGCTTGACATTGGCACTCGCATTCATCTCATCCTGGGAAAGAAAGTGTCAACATGTTTATCTCCAAATAAGTTGTACTactattttaatgttattaaaatgtatttgaaagcATATGTCTGCACGTCTCCAAAATGGGTCAATGGACCATCACAGccatttacagtatataacctgtgcaaacacaaacacattgttttttgcTGAAATTGGAATATCAAGACAGATTTTTAGAATAACAATACAACTAAATTCAGCTGTTACTGCATCTTCTGTATGAAGTCAAACACAAGCTGCGGTTGTCAAAAACATAATTTGCATCTTTATTTATGCATCAAATTCAACAACATATTATTTTCAGCAGGACCAAGATTTGTGTTCAAAACCCCAAAAACTATTTCctgatcatttattttactaTCATTTGGGAAATCAATAACTACATGTGGATTGGAATAAAATAGAAAGTGCTGCGAGAAATAGAACAgcaaatattaatttattttgatgTCTACACTATATTCATGTCTCCAGCTGAGCACAGTCACCCAAAGAACAGTATCATCAAGAATTAACCACCAGAAGTTTCTGCATGTAGGAGTTGAGCCACTTCTGTCTTTCCATGGAGGTGAGGAGTTTACTCTTCTCTCTGAAGGCAGCATCATCAGCCACCACCATGTTCCTCTTCACCATGCCACCACCCTGAGACAACCATTCAGCAGGCCACGCCCTCTCCATGCTAGAGATACACAGACCAAGACCTCAGATCCGTGACTAGAAACAATCCACTTCAACAGTAATACATAATTTTGAAtactttaaatcattttgtaatGTATTTCTTTGAACTGCATCTGAgttgaaaaaaatcatgaacATGGAAAATGTAGTCTTTAAGATGCACTGCTTGGTAAATCTCCATTAGCACCCAGACTTCCCACAAGGCTAACAGTTTAAAAGAACAGTTTGACATGTAGGAAAATATGTATAGTGGCTTTCTTTAATatgttgttcatgttttcaATTTGTAATTCTTAAATATGCAGCTGCAGCCCGTTAGCCTAGCCTTGGTTAGCATAAAGACTTAAAACAGCTAGCCCAGCTCTGtccttaaattaaaaaaaatccaccctCGCCGAGAAAGAGTATTAGAGTTATAGataaacaagatataatgtgttaagtACCAAACTTAAAAaaggattttgttacctttggctGAGCATGGCTAGCTGTTTGTAATacctccagtctttatgctaagctaactgttgCTGGGCTGTAGTATGGGGACAGAATACTGACATAAACCGCGTGCGAGCAATGCGTGCAAATTGGATCCGCGCACGCGTAAATCAAACATCCGTGcgcacatttttttcccctagcGCTTTCAAAGCACTCGCGAGCTATTTTGTATCCTGCATCTCTGCCCCCTCCAGCAATATTGTAGCCTgcgaggagaaaaacagctcgAGCGTGCGCAGAGTCCGCTCGCAATACTTTCCCCTGCTCGTGCGAGTGCAGACTGCGCGCTCGCgaatctctcctctcctcgctcgGAAAAGTTTCCCCTGCTCGCAcgcgagtgattttttttagtggGCGTTTTTTGTCAGCAAGGGGGCGGGCCTGGGGGGCATGCCAATCACCATTGTATCCCGAATATAATTGGTTGAGCGAATTCGCCAAGTGGACAGCAAGGTAAGGCAACACCACTAGGACAAATGGGACAAACCACACGGCCCTGAATGCCTGAATGACATGTATTGTGATTTGGTGTCTTGACTTGaatgtttgcaaaatgtcacacagagcaATGAACTTCAATATGTTTGTCTGagtgctgtcttttctttcctctatcGTTGACATTAATCTGATAAAATGCTGATCATTTTTTGGAACTTGGGTCCTGttgcacacagactgtacattttttattttggtaaaactgttttgttcatattctaGATCTACTTCTTTCTCCCTGAAAATTATAAacgtaatattaaaaaaaaaaatttctgcAAGTTCTTGTGAATTTACAAACCTCTCAAAGCCCACGATCGCCCGTCTGAGCAGTTGGCTTCATTCCTTCTCTGAGACCCGACCCGATCCGATCCGCAGCTGTTGAAGCCTGGACCCGTGTGTCTGACTTCAGTAGTCACAAtggtcagacacacctggattaaTCAATTTGACCAATaatgtaagacaggaaataaaggagctgGCTTAAGTTGAGGAAGTAGTGGAGCTGTGCATAAGGACTGcggcaaaaaaaagaaaagaagaagaagctgaagtcCGTGGTCCAACCTGACCCGAGGTTATTAATGTTTTCGATCCGAACCCAGCATGTCCGGACAGTGTTGTTCGAGCCTGACCATTGAGAGCTCGGACTGACCCAAGGAAAGAGCTGGAGCCTGTGTGGCTACAGTCTGTGGCCAgagcaacacatttatttagaagTTTAATCACTAGTTaacttaaaatgaatgtgtgctCCAGATCCAGCTCTTTCCCTCTATTACTCTTTTAAACAGTAAGAATGAATtgattatattgtattttttccatctttgctGAGCATAAGATTTGTtcagaattaaataaaagcctctcccatatagatatatatatatatatagcctgTCTCAAATATAGGCTAGCAGCTGGAGAAATAGCCTACTATATTGACACACATCTGCATCTGGACATAGGCCTATGTGCTGCTCTCATATCGAGATATTATTAACTATaggcctttctttcttttttttttctttttttttcaaataattttttaatattacgtTTATAATTTTCAGGGAGAAAGAAGTAGATCtagaatatgaacaaaacagttttaccaaaataaaaaatgtacagtctgtgtgcaaCAGGACCCAAGTTCCAAAAAATGTTCAGCGTTTTATCAGATTAATGTCAacgatggaggaaagaaaagacagcactCAGACAAACATATTGAAGTTCATtgctctgtgtgacattttgcaaacattCAAGTCAAGACACCAAATCACAATACATGTCATTCAGGCATTCAGGGCTGTGTGGTTTGTCCCGTTTGTCCTAGTGGTGTTGCCTTACCTTGCTGTCCACTTGGCGAATTCGCTCAACCAATTATATTCGGGATACAATGGTGATTGGCATGCCCCCCAGGCCCGCCCCCTTGCTGACAAAAAACGCccactaaaaaaaatcactcgcgTGCGAGCAGGGGAAACTTTTCCaagcgaggagaggagagatttgCGAGCGCGCAGTCTGCACTCGCGCGAGCAGGGGTAAGTATTGCGAGCGGACTCTGCGCACACTcgagctgtttttctcctcgcAGGCTATAATATTGCTCGAGGGGGCAGAGATGCAGGATACAAAATAGCTCGCGAGTGCTTTTAAAGCgctcggaaaaaaaaaaatgcgcGCGCGGATGTTTGATTTGCGCGCGCGCAAGTCTCATTGCTCGCGCGCGGTTTATGTCAGTATTCTATCCCCATATGTAGCTTCGTATTTAGTGCACAGATTTTAGAATAATTTAATCTCAAAAAGAAagcacctttttttcccccaaaagtGAAACTATTTGTTTGAAGAACCACTCACCCAAatcacaaaaatacatattttctcatttacGCACAGTGTGGTGGTTCCCAACCTGtgtagggctgcagctaataattattttcattattaattattttcacaattcaTTGTTTACTAtcatacatgacaaagaaaagcagcaaattgaTATAATTctgaagctggaaccagcaattttattttttaaaatttttttttaacatttttgcttgaaaagtgactaaaatgattaatcgattatcaaaaaaaaacaacagcttgcAAATCCTTACTTTTTTCTTGGGAAATACTTAATAGTTTTACCTATCTAGGCCACTGAAAGTATTTATAGGAAGTGATATTAGACAAGATAATccatttttgggtaaacttcTCACATTAAAGTTGTGTGTAAAGTGTCATTGTCAGAACcatgatttatttatataaatgatCAAAAGTAATGCAGCAGATACCCTGTTCTTTTGGTAGGGTTTCCCCTACCATAAGAAGGTTTAGGTGCAGTACCAATGCCGTTTTGGCCACCACCAAagccaaataaatgtaaaatcgatgtggagagcatcaaaactaactaaattaCTTTTTCCAGATTTAATGGTTGTGGTTAGTCGCctgtggactttttttttagttttttcatttagctttttgtttttatttgtttatttattatctgtGCTAGCTTTTCCAACTTATGtacacaaatataataatgGTCCATAATTATGTAAAAttgcatatttttatattaaaaaatgtaaaattgtcTTTGGGGAGGATCTCCAAACCCCCCACCAAACACCTGCACCCAAGTCCTCCACAAACCAAAAGGAAAACACTTTTGGGTGTGTTAAAatctatacatacataaaaCCCATACGCAcactccacaacacacaaatcattttttgcgctttaaattattattactgtcaaTAAAAGTTCACCTTATCctcttgcaccttatgttccacttaccttACCATACCTCggcatttattttatttacctcagtattttattttatcttattttataaccacttaagcattttattgtatatagtattttattgttttttgtatattgtatatagtacttcagtgtttctatatttgcccttgtattttgactgtatttgtacttgaatgtatccgctactatctatctatctatctatctatctatctatctatctatacataaAGACTTTGATATTGCAAATGTCAGCGAGGGACAAGTTTTAACACATTAGAGTCACTGAATGTAGGGAAGTcttgtgtcctttttttttaacagccaTGTTACACCTGTTGTTCAATTTGATTACAATTTCATAATAGTAATTtctagggatgcatgatatggatttttttagCGGATATGATTACCGATAATTACCTGACTCTCATGGCCGATACTGATAAAATAACCAATAATagaaaccaacatttttatatttttcatacaCACCTGAGTGTAAGAAAGGttaagatgtagtgagcaaagatggttTATTTGATATTTCATAGCTGTGATAAAATTGTATGAATAAAGTTGAAGATTTTTTCGCTTGTGTTGTTTTGACAACATGGTTACATTGCGtggctctacacaggtgcagcagttcGTCGTTATGAGTGTGACAACAgcgtgtttgttgttgttcttctctgTGTGTATTGGCTGCTCACAAAACAACTGTAAAGGTACCACCTACTGTTTGTAGATGCTGCACCTGTGAAGACaacaaaagcaatttggctttgtaGTATCGGCTGGATTTATTGGCTGTAATTTCTTTAATTACCATTAACCgataatgtacattttccattattGGGCAGATAATTTATCTGTCCAATACATCCCTAGAATTTTCCCTCACTATGCAGTTACCTCGCCTCTGTCCTGTCTGGGGCAAACAGCCACGCCTCCCTCATCAGTCCTGCCCTGCTATCAACTGCTGCTCTGAGACTGGGGGCTGACATCATTTGAATGCTCCAATCacggagagagatggaggggaagAGGACCTCCCAGTCGTCTTGTTTAGCTTCAGCCGAATCATGAGGATTTCTGGAATCAGATAAGATTAAACTTAATGATTCTTTGGGGAACATATTTGATCCAAGTCCAACATATTACAACgaaaataaagttatttgaGGTACTAGTAAGTTCATTCGTCTGGCAGTTATTCAGTCCAAACCATTAACAGTCAGTCTGCTGCCTTGATGAGATTAAATAAGAAACCACCTGAGATGTAGTTGTGGCTGAGGGAAGCCAGATGTCACCATGGTCATACCCAGAATGCAAAGAAACAGGAGGGACACTCGGGGGAGAGAAGGCACCTCAGACATTCCTAAAAACATGGAGAAAAGATGCTTTCTTTACAATAATTTAAGAGCATGTTTACTCAGTTGTGTATTTAAAATCTTCATACGAATTAAAGTCAAACCAAACAATAACGATAGAAACCTGTTATTGTCATCATGAATACATAtcaatttttgaaaaaaaataaaacatttcaaagctACTATATTTCTACCTTTTACATTTGTATGCCAGCGTGTACAAACAGGATTCTGTATATTACAACAGGTTTTCTTTGGCTTGTTCCACTTTCCACTAGGTTCtgtaaaatgcagttttttctGGGTTggtgtctttgttttttaagactCAGACAGAACATATAATACAATGTAAAGGCTTAGAATATCTCATTATTTCTAGGTCATCCACCTGGAGCTGTCTCCAAGGTCAGTTGTCACCTAGACTTGGAAGCTGCTTGGTTCATGAGAATCTTGGGACCTAGAATTAGCCAGAAATGATTGAGGCATCATCTGTGCATACTGTTTTAAAGAACCATTTTAGAAGTATGTTCCAGACGACTGAAAAGGTTTTGATGAGAATTGTAAGACAACATAAAGagcaaataaaatatgttttaaagaTTGCTGTATCGTGCAGAATTAGTAACAAAACCCAATTAACCTTGAAAACCTTTTGTTCTTGAGTTTTACTATGTGCCCAGCTGGAACCAAATTCTACAAATAATGATCCCAATCAATGACACTATTTTTCAAAGAAACAAATAGAATTCATGTGTATACATTAAGCCACTtggaaacaaaatgtatatGCCTTATATGTCTTATATGCAGCACAGCTTAAAGTAGAATTAGTGTCATGCAAAGGTGTCAATTATGGAATTTTTTGAAAGTTGTTAGTAGGTTTTAAAGTTGGCTGATTTCTTACCTGCTTCTCACGTGGACGTGTTGGTCTCTctgttaaaaatatgtattagCAGGCAGCTTCTCGAAGTTGGACTTTCAGAGGTTAAAGTTTAGGCATCACACAAGCAGAGAAATGCTCCAGGGCAGACCACtaacttttgtttgttgctgcttACCATCTACCTCTTATTTCTACTCCAGTGTCCTCTAAGTAGAAAGAAGTttagataaaaaacaaacttggaTTTCCGCTTGTACTTCTTTGTGTTTGGACCGCTGGTTGCTTCTGCAAGTGGCTGTGCAGGTCTTTTGTGGTTGAAAGCTATCAGTTCCTTGTCATACATACTTATATACCCAGGACTGGAGTGttttacccccccccccccaaacctAACCACACATATACAAAAGAATACACACCCTTCTCCTGATCAAACCATCCTTGACATGAGCGTGCCTAGCAGAGGACAGCCCTAGCGGAAGtgttgttagcttgttagtGTCGCATTTCAAAGACTCTTAGTCATGGTGCTGTTGTGGAGAGCCCACTGTCTTATTACTGAATGTCATTATAGTGCTtgactgtgtatatatatgtggaAGTGTATTCATTCATACCTTATGTCAGATTAACCAAACACTGGATGTTTTTCCCCAAGACTAAGGCATTACTGTCTCACTTTTTCTACACAGAATGAAAAAAGATTTCTATGGACCTTCAATAACTGACTTCACTAACTTGGGTACAGTTGAAACaggctgcaaacacaacactgatacATCACTGATATATCACCTTTTAACTTTTACAGCTGCATACTTTTAACCTTCATTCATAGTTATGTTTGTGTCTGAacgtccaatattcactcttctttTAGTTCTGTTTTGGTCCTCACCAACTACTGAGAGAAACATCTGGCTCATTAGCTTCTAAGTACTCCATTATGTTCACTatgtagccccattcacactgccctttgagtgtgGGGATCCTGcaccaattctccg encodes the following:
- the pth2 gene encoding tuberoinfundibular peptide of 39 residues, with the translated sequence MSEVPSLPRVSLLFLCILGMTMVTSGFPQPQLHLRNPHDSAEAKQDDWEVLFPSISLRDWSIQMMSAPSLRAAVDSRAGLMREAWLFAPDRTEASMERAWPAEWLSQGGGMVKRNMVVADDAAFREKSKLLTSMERQKWLNSYMQKLLVVNS